The following coding sequences are from one Sphingomonadaceae bacterium OTU29LAMAA1 window:
- the rhaM gene encoding L-rhamnose mutarotase, translating into MSIHAFKMQLKPGVIDEYRRRHDEIWPELSTLLTDSGIHDYSIFLDEVTLSLFAVLKLAEDNDRDALPDHPVMKRWWDYMAPLMEVEPDNRPVETPLPMIFHHD; encoded by the coding sequence GTGTCGATCCACGCATTCAAGATGCAGCTGAAGCCCGGCGTCATCGACGAATATCGCCGCCGCCACGACGAAATCTGGCCCGAACTGTCGACGCTGCTCACCGACAGCGGCATCCATGACTATTCGATCTTCCTCGACGAAGTCACGCTGTCGCTGTTCGCGGTGCTCAAGCTGGCCGAGGACAACGACCGCGACGCGCTGCCCGACCATCCGGTGATGAAGCGCTGGTGGGATTACATGGCCCCGCTGATGGAGGTCGAGCCGGACAACCGCCCGGTCGAAACCCCGTTGCCGATGATCTTCCACCATGATTAA
- a CDS encoding arabinogalactan endo-1,4-beta-galactosidase yields the protein MTAITRRTLGLGVAAAGVAGLAPARAAATRPWPYLLGADVSWLPEDEAAGATYFADGKQRDPLTILRDAGFNAIKLRLFVDPANGYSKGKPGGPWCDIAQTVAFGRRIKQAGFHFSLTLHYSDTWADPQHQDKPAAWATLPFAKLVDAVHRHTVDALTALKRGNAYPDLVVIGNETTFGMLWPDGRVPLTIPTGNPQTDAVHMNVPGAGGYDRFAALLKAGIAGARESTPDAKVAVHNHLGRHWPIVRHWMDQLIERGVRFDATGFSCYQQAAQGDWQRTFDGFTKAYPDHGFLALEYSSRKRYVNDLVHAQPNGWGSFIWEPTRHQEAIFTRGGINAGEGPKPDLLSQGINAAEAPGAAPAPAGPKPPEHHGGRYDADPAFLDLYRQMGRDYAATPFKPRRH from the coding sequence ATGACCGCGATCACGCGCCGCACGCTCGGGCTCGGGGTCGCCGCCGCCGGTGTCGCTGGCCTTGCCCCCGCACGCGCCGCCGCGACCCGCCCGTGGCCCTATCTGCTCGGCGCGGACGTATCGTGGCTGCCCGAGGACGAGGCCGCCGGCGCGACCTATTTCGCCGATGGCAAACAGCGCGATCCGCTCACGATCCTGCGCGATGCCGGCTTCAACGCGATCAAGCTGCGCCTGTTCGTCGATCCGGCCAACGGCTATTCGAAGGGCAAGCCCGGCGGCCCGTGGTGCGACATCGCACAGACGGTCGCGTTCGGTCGCCGCATCAAGCAGGCCGGCTTCCACTTCTCGCTGACGCTGCACTATTCCGACACCTGGGCCGATCCGCAGCATCAGGACAAGCCCGCCGCCTGGGCGACGCTGCCCTTCGCGAAGCTGGTCGATGCCGTCCACCGCCACACCGTCGACGCGCTCACCGCGCTGAAGCGGGGCAACGCCTACCCCGACCTCGTCGTGATCGGCAACGAGACGACGTTCGGCATGCTGTGGCCCGACGGTCGCGTGCCGCTGACCATCCCGACCGGCAATCCACAAACCGATGCGGTGCACATGAACGTACCCGGCGCGGGCGGCTACGACCGATTCGCGGCGCTGCTGAAGGCCGGGATCGCCGGCGCGCGGGAGAGCACGCCCGACGCGAAGGTCGCGGTCCACAACCATCTCGGCCGGCACTGGCCGATCGTCCGCCACTGGATGGACCAGTTGATCGAGCGTGGCGTCCGCTTCGACGCGACCGGCTTCTCCTGCTACCAGCAGGCGGCACAGGGCGATTGGCAGCGAACGTTCGACGGCTTCACCAAAGCCTATCCGGACCACGGCTTCCTCGCGCTCGAATATTCGTCGCGCAAGCGCTACGTCAACGACCTCGTCCATGCCCAGCCGAACGGCTGGGGCAGCTTCATCTGGGAACCGACGCGGCATCAGGAGGCGATCTTTACCCGCGGCGGCATCAACGCCGGCGAAGGGCCGAAGCCCGACCTGCTCTCGCAAGGCATCAATGCGGCGGAAGCACCGGGCGCAGCACCCGCGCCCGCCGGCCCGAAGCCCCCGGAACACCACGGCGGCCGCTACGACGCCGATCCCGCCTTCCTCGACCTCTACCGACAGATGGGGCGCGATTATGCCGCCACCCCGTTCAAGCCCAGGAGACACTAA
- a CDS encoding TonB-dependent receptor: MTISRGTRRTLATTSALAIALGCAIAPAGAQTTNGQAPAPGARPETAPPEDRNIAPSSAAVEPKAAAETPAANPPVQDAAQAAPAAQDAAQASPEASPEDILVVGTRASLQSAIARKRNAGTVVDSIVADDIASFPDKNIGDSLSRVTGVQLSRDFGEGTQVSIRGVEPDLNRVEINGVSQVSATGTRAGDFRELATELVKSIDVYKGYSVDLTEGGIGGTVSVETRKPLELKKPLGTLVFSEQHLDTTQDWRPRGTLVLGTPSLFTDRLGVLLNVTYDDKTTRQDYISNTNFNRFADFDRTDQKTVANSTYSAFNTYGSCAGVTGTTAASATANRLACETQFFDWIPSTVRYRNLVRRDKRISADFTAQYEFTNNFRVFGEAQVNNRNQRLSDTNYAIDTSRFERFQTDAPLAANASGGTSRPQITRGTATVDENHVVTSWTNALNSVNIGTAAAPNFNGSSNILSVQRRDFDYDQKSKYFLGGFDWNVDRMQMKGLISKATARTINNTNLVSYSTGVGGIAVDRRNDLGLPVFIYPSAINPADPSIYADFNRPGNAGQAGPTVQYRPQDFNNSEFQLKLDVDYEVEAGPLKSIEYGGQYREQKFLNYTNGGFRLLSAPGVTPLVYQTDNNQSFTTTIDRVNAQVPVRRNGNNFNITQAEYQQLIAGNSGISGGAPLFTGLSVVPESAPSRIAVPLFNQAVLERYYDLSRFNQDTVRFADGLPQIPNIKIDENITAAYLKFNLDSEVLGMHLTGNGGIRYLKTTDTGTGTNVSRITRRNAANTANETVVLAAQQLSLKNSYTDWLPAFNLALEITPNLVARANWAKNLARPRPTDLVPNINCLDDVTIAAADDTCTAGNPNLVPYRADQWEVNLAWYPNRDTLLSLGYYKKYEKSFVVPNVTRSGVDLFGDGLLYTVRQPVNGFGALLDGIEASAQTAFTFLPKPFDGFGASGNVTWARAIRTNLTNSATGLPLDEYPGLSKWTYNASIFYDKGFLNARMSYNYRSDWLVTVADANNGNLPIYRQAEGYLDGKVTFRFPEWHYSIFMEMQNIGKEYSRSYVKGIGTQEVYYPGQRFFAGFQLKF, from the coding sequence ATGACCATCAGCCGAGGCACCCGCCGCACGCTCGCGACCACCTCCGCGCTCGCCATCGCGCTGGGCTGCGCGATCGCACCCGCCGGCGCCCAGACGACCAACGGTCAGGCGCCCGCGCCGGGCGCGCGCCCGGAAACGGCCCCGCCGGAAGACCGCAACATCGCGCCGTCGTCTGCGGCCGTCGAGCCGAAGGCAGCAGCGGAAACCCCGGCCGCCAATCCCCCGGTGCAGGACGCCGCACAGGCCGCTCCCGCCGCACAGGATGCAGCACAGGCCAGCCCCGAAGCCTCGCCCGAAGACATCCTGGTCGTCGGCACCCGCGCCTCGCTGCAATCGGCCATCGCCCGCAAGCGCAACGCCGGCACCGTCGTCGACTCGATCGTCGCCGACGACATCGCCAGCTTCCCCGACAAGAACATTGGCGATTCGCTGTCGCGCGTCACCGGCGTGCAGCTGAGCCGCGATTTTGGTGAAGGCACGCAGGTATCGATCCGCGGCGTCGAACCGGACCTCAACCGCGTCGAGATCAACGGCGTCAGCCAGGTGTCCGCAACGGGCACCCGCGCCGGCGACTTCCGCGAGCTCGCGACCGAGCTGGTCAAGTCGATCGACGTCTACAAAGGTTATTCGGTCGACCTGACCGAGGGCGGCATCGGCGGCACTGTGTCGGTCGAAACGCGCAAGCCGCTGGAACTGAAGAAGCCCCTCGGGACGCTCGTCTTCTCCGAACAGCATCTCGACACCACGCAGGACTGGCGTCCGCGTGGCACGCTGGTGCTGGGCACCCCGAGCCTGTTCACCGACCGCCTCGGCGTCCTGCTGAACGTAACCTATGACGACAAGACGACGCGTCAGGATTATATCAGCAACACCAACTTCAACCGCTTTGCCGATTTCGATCGTACGGATCAGAAGACGGTAGCGAACTCGACGTATTCGGCATTCAACACCTATGGCAGCTGCGCGGGCGTCACGGGCACCACCGCGGCATCCGCGACGGCCAATCGCCTCGCCTGCGAAACCCAGTTCTTCGACTGGATCCCGTCGACGGTCCGTTATCGTAATCTTGTCCGCCGCGACAAGCGCATCTCGGCCGACTTTACGGCGCAGTATGAATTCACCAACAACTTCCGCGTGTTCGGCGAAGCACAGGTAAACAACCGCAACCAGCGACTGTCGGACACCAACTATGCCATCGATACGTCGCGGTTCGAACGCTTCCAGACCGACGCGCCACTCGCCGCCAATGCGTCCGGCGGCACCTCGCGTCCGCAGATCACGCGCGGCACCGCTACGGTGGACGAGAATCACGTCGTCACCAGCTGGACCAACGCGCTCAACTCGGTGAACATCGGCACCGCGGCGGCCCCCAATTTCAACGGGTCGAGCAACATCCTCAGCGTTCAGCGCCGCGATTTCGACTATGATCAGAAGTCCAAGTATTTCCTCGGCGGCTTCGACTGGAATGTCGATCGCATGCAGATGAAGGGCCTGATTTCCAAGGCGACGGCACGCACGATCAACAACACCAATCTGGTGTCCTATTCGACTGGCGTAGGCGGCATTGCGGTTGATCGCCGCAATGATCTCGGCCTGCCGGTCTTCATCTATCCGAGCGCGATCAACCCCGCCGATCCCAGCATCTATGCCGACTTCAATCGTCCCGGTAATGCGGGGCAGGCGGGACCGACGGTTCAGTACCGGCCGCAGGATTTCAACAACTCCGAATTCCAGTTGAAGCTCGATGTCGACTATGAAGTCGAAGCTGGTCCGCTGAAGAGCATTGAATACGGCGGTCAATACCGCGAGCAGAAGTTCCTGAACTACACCAACGGCGGCTTCCGCCTTCTGTCCGCGCCGGGCGTTACGCCACTGGTCTATCAGACGGACAACAACCAGTCGTTCACCACCACGATCGACCGCGTAAATGCGCAGGTGCCGGTGCGACGGAACGGCAACAACTTCAACATTACACAGGCCGAATATCAGCAGCTGATCGCCGGCAACAGCGGTATCAGCGGCGGTGCACCGCTGTTCACCGGTCTCAGCGTCGTTCCCGAAAGTGCCCCCAGCCGGATTGCGGTGCCTCTGTTCAATCAGGCGGTACTGGAGCGATATTACGACTTGTCGCGTTTCAATCAGGACACCGTGCGCTTCGCCGATGGCTTGCCGCAGATCCCGAACATCAAGATCGATGAGAACATCACCGCCGCCTATCTGAAGTTCAATCTCGATAGCGAAGTGCTCGGCATGCACCTGACCGGCAACGGCGGTATCCGCTATCTCAAGACGACGGATACCGGCACCGGCACCAACGTCAGCCGCATCACCCGGCGGAACGCGGCGAACACGGCCAACGAAACCGTCGTGCTGGCGGCACAGCAGTTGTCGCTGAAGAACAGCTACACCGACTGGCTGCCGGCGTTCAATCTCGCGCTGGAGATCACGCCGAACCTCGTCGCGCGCGCGAACTGGGCCAAGAACCTCGCACGCCCAAGGCCGACCGATCTGGTGCCGAACATCAACTGCCTCGACGACGTTACGATCGCGGCGGCGGACGACACCTGCACCGCGGGCAATCCGAACCTCGTCCCCTATCGCGCCGACCAGTGGGAAGTGAACCTCGCCTGGTATCCCAACCGCGATACGTTGCTGAGCCTCGGCTATTACAAGAAATACGAGAAGAGCTTCGTGGTGCCGAACGTCACCCGTTCGGGTGTCGACCTGTTCGGCGATGGCCTGCTCTACACCGTGCGCCAGCCGGTCAACGGCTTCGGCGCCCTCCTCGACGGTATCGAGGCGAGCGCGCAGACCGCCTTCACCTTCCTGCCCAAGCCGTTCGACGGGTTCGGCGCGTCGGGCAACGTCACGTGGGCGCGCGCGATCCGCACCAACCTGACCAATTCGGCGACCGGTTTGCCGCTCGACGAATATCCCGGCCTTTCGAAGTGGACGTATAACGCCAGCATCTTCTACGATAAGGGCTTCCTGAATGCCCGCATGAGCTACAACTACCGTTCCGACTGGCTGGTCACTGTCGCTGACGCGAACAACGGCAACCTGCCGATTTATCGTCAGGCCGAAGGCTATCTGGACGGCAAGGTGACCTTCCGCTTCCCGGAATGGCATTACAGCATCTTCATGGAGATGCAGAATATCGGGAAGGAATATTCCCGTTCGTATGTCAAAGGCATCGGGACGCAGGAAGTCTACTATCCCGGCCAGCGGTTCTTTGCCGGTTTCCAGCTTAAGTTCTGA
- a CDS encoding beta-galactosidase, giving the protein MIKRTAGGMLAFLLATTAHAQVAKPTENLAAPVKTFGRVSYDARSLMIDGKRQVIWSAEFHPFRLPSPDLWRDVLQKLKASGFNTVAIYFDWGYHSPKQGVYDFTGIRDMDRVLREAAEEGLYVITRAGPYVNAELSRGGFPGWLVNQRGRARTDDPAYMAAADEWLTRIDAIIARHQINNGGTVILHQIENELALTTPAQRRYMDHLYAKARGDGITVPLFHNDQGRNGYWVPESSKVENVVHGPNDLYAFDGYPGGTCTVAGKPTRGSAAPDWGYYGPGGAKGGASASPDTPAFLAEFGGGWFDYWGSNGGYECNAIQRGKRFQRVFYGTNLANGIDIQSVYMGYGGTSWGWLPAPVVFTSYDYGSAISEPRELRAKAEEMKQLGGLIATVPDLAGMVPAGEPVVSSPNVQVYHDKSPETDARFLMVTHKPSNGSTDDRFTITADLPDGRYTFPAAEPMRLNGFDAKWLVAGVNVGKQRLVYSTSELQAALSADGNDLMLLYGRAGENGETVLRYASAPQVRVLEGQATSQFDAAKGDLRLNYPHQGRAVVRIEGGGRPPLTLILADEAEAVRYWRQGPALVRGPALVRSVTAKGGTLTLTGDTRENTPLELWAPAAIRSVRWNGTAVVTRTTPIGSRISTRPLAGPAAVTLPSLTWRAAYGSPETQPGFDDSTWQAAEGKPYASITARPDGQPNLSMDAYGFHDGDVWYRGRFTGTPDAKQIALYYGAGGSGMVQVWVDGQFVGQHELPGGLPRPITTGTARFDLPASVQGGGEHVVSIMVRNNGHNWDLDSDDAHKEARGLISASIEAPGGRSFAVPIAWKIQGKQGGEDLPDPARGVANNGGQFGERNGWHLPGFDDAKWQAAPASVQPGTTWYRTRFDLALPKGQDTTVAVAFGDTTTPRSVARYRALLFVNGWNMGQFIAHVGPQRVFPIPEGILNHHGANTIALAVTSDGAPGDVLEPVRLVEMRSVKGGLPVTMVAAPQSPAPPK; this is encoded by the coding sequence ATGATTAAGCGCACTGCGGGCGGGATGCTCGCCTTCCTGCTCGCCACCACCGCGCACGCGCAGGTCGCCAAACCCACCGAAAACCTCGCCGCGCCGGTGAAAACCTTCGGCCGCGTTAGCTACGACGCGCGCTCGCTGATGATCGATGGGAAGCGCCAGGTGATCTGGTCCGCCGAATTCCATCCCTTTCGCCTACCCAGCCCCGACCTGTGGCGCGACGTCCTGCAAAAGCTGAAGGCGAGCGGCTTCAACACCGTCGCGATCTACTTCGACTGGGGCTATCACAGCCCGAAACAGGGTGTGTACGACTTCACCGGCATCCGCGACATGGACCGCGTCCTGCGCGAGGCGGCGGAAGAGGGCCTGTACGTCATTACCCGCGCCGGCCCGTACGTGAACGCGGAGCTGTCGCGCGGCGGCTTCCCCGGATGGCTGGTCAACCAGCGCGGCCGCGCCCGCACCGACGATCCCGCCTATATGGCGGCGGCCGACGAATGGCTGACCCGGATCGACGCGATCATCGCCCGCCACCAGATCAACAATGGTGGGACGGTCATCCTCCACCAGATCGAGAACGAGCTGGCCCTCACCACCCCGGCGCAGCGCCGTTACATGGACCACCTTTACGCCAAGGCGCGCGGCGACGGCATCACCGTGCCGCTGTTCCACAACGATCAGGGCCGCAACGGCTATTGGGTGCCAGAGAGCAGCAAGGTCGAGAACGTCGTCCACGGCCCCAACGACCTCTACGCCTTCGACGGCTATCCCGGCGGCACCTGCACCGTGGCTGGCAAGCCGACGCGCGGATCGGCCGCACCCGACTGGGGTTATTACGGCCCCGGCGGCGCCAAGGGCGGCGCCTCGGCCTCGCCGGACACGCCCGCATTCCTCGCCGAATTCGGCGGCGGCTGGTTCGATTACTGGGGATCGAACGGCGGCTACGAATGCAACGCGATCCAGCGCGGCAAGCGTTTCCAGCGCGTATTCTACGGCACCAATCTCGCCAACGGCATCGACATCCAGAGCGTCTACATGGGATATGGCGGCACCAGCTGGGGCTGGCTCCCGGCCCCGGTGGTGTTCACCAGCTACGATTACGGCTCCGCGATCTCGGAACCGCGTGAGCTGCGCGCGAAGGCGGAGGAGATGAAGCAACTGGGCGGCCTGATCGCCACCGTCCCCGACCTCGCCGGCATGGTCCCGGCGGGCGAGCCGGTCGTGTCGTCGCCCAACGTACAGGTCTATCACGATAAAAGCCCGGAGACCGACGCGCGCTTCCTGATGGTGACGCACAAGCCGTCGAACGGCAGCACCGACGATCGCTTCACGATCACCGCCGACCTGCCCGACGGCCGCTACACCTTCCCTGCCGCCGAGCCGATGCGCCTCAACGGCTTCGACGCCAAGTGGCTGGTCGCGGGTGTGAATGTCGGCAAGCAGCGGCTGGTCTATTCGACGTCCGAGCTACAGGCGGCGCTGTCCGCCGACGGCAACGACCTGATGCTGCTCTACGGCCGCGCCGGCGAAAACGGCGAGACGGTGCTGCGCTACGCCTCCGCTCCACAGGTCCGCGTGCTCGAAGGACAGGCGACCAGCCAGTTCGACGCAGCGAAGGGCGACCTGCGCCTCAACTACCCGCACCAGGGCCGCGCCGTCGTGCGGATCGAGGGCGGCGGCCGTCCGCCGCTGACGCTGATCCTCGCCGACGAGGCTGAGGCAGTCCGCTACTGGCGACAAGGTCCCGCCCTCGTCCGCGGCCCGGCGCTCGTCCGTAGCGTGACGGCGAAGGGCGGCACGTTGACGCTCACCGGCGACACGCGCGAAAACACCCCGCTCGAGCTCTGGGCACCGGCAGCGATCAGGTCGGTCCGCTGGAACGGCACCGCCGTCGTCACCAGAACCACGCCGATCGGCAGCCGTATCTCCACCCGCCCGCTTGCCGGCCCCGCCGCCGTCACGTTGCCATCGCTGACGTGGCGTGCCGCCTACGGCTCGCCCGAGACGCAGCCCGGCTTCGACGACAGCACATGGCAAGCGGCCGAGGGCAAGCCCTACGCCAGCATCACCGCGCGTCCCGATGGCCAGCCCAATCTGTCGATGGACGCCTACGGCTTCCACGACGGCGACGTCTGGTATCGCGGCCGCTTCACCGGCACGCCCGACGCGAAGCAGATCGCGCTCTACTACGGCGCAGGCGGCTCCGGTATGGTGCAGGTATGGGTTGATGGCCAGTTCGTCGGCCAGCACGAGCTGCCCGGCGGCCTCCCCCGCCCGATCACCACCGGCACCGCCCGCTTCGACCTGCCCGCCAGCGTCCAGGGTGGCGGCGAGCATGTCGTCAGCATCATGGTCCGCAACAACGGCCACAACTGGGATCTCGACAGCGACGACGCGCACAAGGAAGCGCGCGGGCTGATCTCCGCGTCGATCGAAGCCCCCGGCGGCCGCAGCTTCGCCGTGCCTATTGCATGGAAGATTCAGGGCAAGCAGGGCGGCGAGGATCTGCCCGATCCTGCCCGCGGCGTCGCCAACAACGGCGGCCAGTTCGGCGAACGCAATGGCTGGCACCTGCCCGGCTTCGACGACGCCAAGTGGCAGGCCGCACCTGCCAGCGTGCAGCCGGGGACGACATGGTATCGCACCCGCTTCGACCTCGCGCTGCCCAAGGGTCAGGACACGACGGTCGCCGTCGCGTTCGGCGATACGACGACACCGCGTTCCGTCGCCAGATACCGCGCATTGCTGTTCGTCAACGGCTGGAACATGGGCCAGTTCATCGCCCATGTCGGTCCGCAGCGCGTCTTCCCGATCCCGGAAGGCATCCTCAACCACCATGGCGCGAACACCATCGCGCTGGCGGTCACCTCCGACGGCGCACCCGGCGACGTACTGGAGCCGGTCAGGCTGGTCGAGATGCGCTCGGTCAAGGGCGGCCTGCCGGTGACGATGGTCGCCGCGCCGCAAAGCCCGGCGCCGCCGAAATGA
- a CDS encoding IclR family transcriptional regulator, whose amino-acid sequence MIDKPDAPNLAGGSVGAGSQTLMRGLDLIEAVSHEVLTLSELATRLDLTKSTTHRLLSALVDRGYLAFTPRAGYRLGPKLLLLGTLAQAQADLVQVARPHLEELAASTEDTVHLGVFDGDFALYLDKVPGRRRITISSRVGDRQPLSSTGLGKALMIDSPPAYWDERFAADQAAGSMKADAAVWRERMEGYAACGRAFDLEENEDQIRCVAAPIRDAARKIVGAISVSTAAQYMSDDRMTALSDEVRATADAISHELGFEPSTD is encoded by the coding sequence ATGATCGACAAACCCGACGCCCCCAATCTGGCTGGCGGTTCGGTTGGCGCGGGCAGCCAGACGCTGATGCGCGGGCTCGACCTGATCGAGGCTGTCAGTCACGAAGTGCTGACGTTGAGCGAACTCGCGACGAGGCTCGACCTCACCAAGAGCACGACCCACCGGCTGCTGTCCGCGCTGGTCGATCGCGGCTACCTCGCCTTCACCCCGCGTGCCGGTTACCGGCTGGGGCCGAAGCTGCTGCTGCTCGGCACGCTGGCGCAGGCCCAGGCCGATCTGGTGCAAGTCGCGCGCCCGCATCTCGAGGAACTCGCCGCCTCGACCGAGGATACCGTGCACCTCGGCGTGTTCGACGGCGATTTCGCGCTCTACCTCGACAAGGTGCCGGGCCGGCGCCGCATCACCATCTCCAGCCGTGTCGGCGATCGCCAGCCGCTCAGTTCGACCGGACTCGGCAAGGCGCTGATGATCGACTCGCCTCCCGCCTATTGGGACGAGCGCTTCGCCGCGGATCAGGCGGCGGGATCGATGAAAGCGGACGCCGCGGTCTGGCGGGAGCGGATGGAAGGCTATGCCGCCTGCGGCCGCGCCTTCGACCTCGAGGAGAACGAGGACCAGATCCGCTGCGTCGCCGCACCGATTCGCGATGCCGCCCGCAAGATCGTCGGCGCCATCAGCGTGTCCACCGCCGCGCAATATATGAGCGACGATCGCATGACCGCGCTGTCCGACGAAGTCCGCGCCACCGCAGACGCGATCAGCCACGAACTCGGCTTCGAGCCGTCCACCGACTGA
- a CDS encoding glucose 1-dehydrogenase: protein MLLEGKTVLVTGASAGIGRAVAIGCAKHGANVALNFSRDVDGANAAVAEIEALGRKGIAVQGDVSDPATATDFVGRAVAALGRVDVFVNNAGICPFHAFLDMPVETFERTMKVNLHGAYFMVQAAANQMVKQGDGGSIIAMSSISALVGGEYQTHYTPTKAGLHSLMQSVAIALGKHGIRCNSLFPGTILTDINKDDLADQGKRSYMEGRIPLGRLGQPEDLVGPTVFLASDLSQYVTGASLLVDGGAYVNLQ from the coding sequence ATGTTGCTCGAAGGCAAGACCGTGCTGGTCACCGGCGCGTCGGCCGGCATCGGCCGCGCCGTGGCGATCGGCTGCGCGAAGCACGGTGCGAACGTCGCGCTGAACTTCAGCCGCGACGTCGACGGCGCCAACGCCGCCGTCGCCGAGATCGAGGCGCTGGGCCGCAAGGGCATCGCGGTGCAGGGCGACGTGTCCGATCCTGCCACCGCGACCGATTTCGTCGGCAGGGCGGTGGCGGCGCTGGGCCGCGTCGACGTGTTCGTCAACAATGCCGGCATCTGCCCCTTCCACGCCTTTCTCGACATGCCGGTCGAGACGTTCGAGCGGACGATGAAGGTCAATCTGCACGGCGCCTATTTCATGGTTCAGGCGGCGGCGAACCAGATGGTGAAACAGGGCGACGGCGGCTCGATCATCGCAATGTCGTCGATCTCGGCGCTGGTCGGCGGCGAATACCAGACGCATTACACCCCGACCAAGGCGGGCCTGCATTCGCTGATGCAGTCCGTCGCGATCGCACTCGGCAAGCACGGCATCCGCTGCAACTCGCTGTTCCCCGGCACGATCCTGACCGACATCAACAAGGACGATCTCGCCGATCAGGGGAAGCGTTCGTACATGGAAGGGCGCATCCCGCTCGGTCGCCTGGGACAGCCGGAGGACCTCGTCGGGCCGACCGTCTTCCTCGCGTCGGACCTGTCGCAATATGTCACCGGCGCTTCGCTGCTGGTCGACGGCGGCGCCTACGTGAACCTGCAATAG
- a CDS encoding glycoside hydrolase family 28 protein: MIDIRDHGAKGDGKALDSPAINAAISAAASRPQGGTVTIPAGRYRCYSIRLRSRVTIVLAKGAVIEAATGTGYDLPEDNGEQLYQDFGHSHWRNSLIWGEDVEDVAITGPGLIYGLGLTRDGPGARWKAQTGERPLSMRQMTAAEIAKLEPDATRMNGLGNKAIALKNGRNIRLSGFTMHQCGHFAILATGTRGLHIHDLSIDTDRDGIDLDCVADTIVERCRVNTPNDDAIVIKSSFALGRAIPAENVVVRHCAVSGYDLGTMLDGTGRTTQILAPDRDRPTGRIKLGTESNGGYRNILIEDCTFHHCRGLALETVDGGVMENVVARRLTMRDITTAPLFLRIGDRRRGPAGTGVGAIRGVLIEQVDASGIDHRFAAIIAGLPDRPVENVRLKDISLTYAGGGTAADAARRPEELATAYPEPSMFGVTPAWGLWVRHARGLVIVGLTLDTATPDARPPFRVEDATDLRVTNTPLWRAYRLTATG, from the coding sequence ATGATCGACATCCGCGACCACGGCGCGAAGGGCGACGGCAAGGCGCTCGACTCCCCCGCGATCAACGCCGCCATCTCCGCCGCGGCATCGCGCCCGCAAGGCGGCACCGTCACCATCCCCGCCGGCCGCTACCGCTGCTACTCGATCCGCCTGCGCAGCCGCGTCACCATCGTGCTGGCCAAGGGCGCGGTGATCGAGGCCGCGACCGGCACGGGTTACGACCTGCCGGAAGACAACGGCGAGCAACTCTACCAGGACTTCGGCCACAGCCATTGGCGCAACAGCCTGATCTGGGGCGAGGATGTCGAGGACGTCGCGATCACCGGCCCCGGCCTGATTTACGGCCTCGGCCTCACCCGCGACGGCCCCGGCGCACGCTGGAAGGCACAGACCGGCGAACGCCCGCTGTCGATGCGCCAGATGACCGCAGCGGAGATCGCGAAACTCGAACCCGACGCCACCCGCATGAACGGCCTCGGCAACAAGGCCATCGCGCTGAAGAACGGGCGTAACATCCGCCTGTCCGGCTTCACGATGCACCAATGCGGCCACTTCGCCATCCTCGCGACCGGCACGCGGGGCCTGCACATCCACGACCTGTCGATCGATACCGATCGCGACGGCATCGACCTCGATTGCGTCGCCGACACGATTGTCGAACGCTGCCGGGTCAACACGCCCAATGACGACGCGATCGTTATCAAGAGCAGCTTCGCCCTCGGCCGCGCCATCCCGGCGGAAAATGTCGTCGTGCGTCACTGCGCGGTCAGCGGCTACGACCTCGGCACGATGCTCGACGGCACCGGCCGCACGACGCAAATCCTCGCCCCCGATCGCGACCGCCCCACCGGGCGCATCAAGCTCGGCACCGAGAGCAACGGCGGCTATCGCAACATCCTTATCGAGGATTGCACCTTCCACCATTGCCGCGGCCTCGCGCTGGAGACGGTCGATGGCGGCGTCATGGAGAACGTCGTCGCGCGCCGGCTGACGATGCGCGACATCACCACCGCGCCCCTGTTCCTGCGCATCGGCGACCGCCGCCGCGGCCCCGCCGGCACCGGTGTTGGGGCGATCCGGGGCGTGCTGATCGAACAGGTCGACGCCAGCGGCATCGATCATCGCTTCGCCGCCATCATCGCCGGCCTGCCCGATCGCCCCGTCGAGAACGTCCGCCTCAAGGACATAAGCCTCACCTACGCCGGCGGCGGCACCGCCGCGGACGCCGCCCGCCGGCCGGAGGAACTCGCCACGGCATACCCTGAACCGAGCATGTTCGGCGTCACCCCGGCGTGGGGCCTGTGGGTCCGTCACGCGCGCGGACTGGTGATCGTCGGCCTGACGCTCGACACCGCCACGCCCGACGCCCGCCCGCCATTCCGGGTCGAGGATGCGACCGACCTGCGTGTCACGAACACACCACTCTGGCGCGCTTACCGTTTGACGGCGACCGGATAA